The following proteins come from a genomic window of Suricata suricatta isolate VVHF042 chromosome 5, meerkat_22Aug2017_6uvM2_HiC, whole genome shotgun sequence:
- the ICOSLG gene encoding ICOS ligand isoform X3, with translation MRLRSPGILLLLFSALQATDVQETEVRVLVGGDAELSCAFPRGHTFDLNDLYVYWQISVGGGPKTVVTYYLSGNDSAGHEDNHYRDRARLSLESMTRGDFSLRLYNITPQDEQRFHCLVFRKSLEMKKILDVVVTLHVAANYSMPEVTAPSSPSEDEELTFTCTSMNGYPRPNVFWINRTDNSVLDAALQNNTVYLNAQGLYNVVSVLTVRRTPSVNVGCCIENVLLHQNLTATTPPAETHNGTEDGITESQADAPKKQGAVLSTLLVLGVVVVVAVATGWVCRSRCHPWDPHRSQAARSEHTFFDRV, from the exons TCCTGGAATTCTCCTGCTCCTGTTCAGTGCCCTACAAGCCA CAGATGTGCAGGAGACGGAAGTCAGAGTGCTGGTGGGCGGCGACGCGGAGCTCAGCTGCGCCTTCCCCAGGGGACACACTTTTGATTTAAACGACCTTTATGTGTACTGGCAAATCAGTGTCGGCGGCGGACCGAAGACCGTGGTCACCTACTACCTCTCCGGGAACGACTCCGCGGGCCATGAGGACAACCACTACCGGGACAGGGCCCGGCTGTCGCTGGAGAGCATGACGCGGGGCGACTTCTCTCTCCGTCTGTACAACATCACCCCCCAGGACGAGCAGAGGTTCCACTGCCTGGTGTTTAGGAAATCCTTGGAGATGAAAAAGATTCTGGATGTGGTGGTGACCTTACACGTGGCAG CCAACTACAGCATGCCCGAGGTCACGGCCCCGAGCAGCCCCTCCGAGGACGAGGAGCTGACGTTCACGTGCACGTCTATGAACGGCTACCCGAGGCCTAACGTGTTCTGGATCAACAGGACAGACAACAGCGTGCTGGACGCAGCCCTGCAGAACAACACGGTCTACCTGAACGCACAGGGCTTGTACAACGTGGTCAGCGTCCTGACCGTCAGGCGGACCCCCAGTGTGAACGTTGGCTGCTGCATAGAGAATGTGCTCTTGCACCAAAACCTGACGGCGACCACCCCCCCGGCAG AAACGCACAACGGAACCGAAGACGGCATCACGGAGAGCCAGGCCGATGCCCCGAAGAAACAAGGCGCGGTCCTCAGCACGCTCCTCGTGCTGGGCGTGGTCGTGGTGGTGGCCGTGGCCACAGGCTGGGTGTGCCGAAGCAGGTGCCACCCGTGGGATCCACACAG GAGCCAGGCTGCAAGGTCAGAGCACACTTTCTTCG aCCGAGTCTGA
- the ICOSLG gene encoding ICOS ligand isoform X1, whose protein sequence is MRLRSPGILLLLFSALQATDVQETEVRVLVGGDAELSCAFPRGHTFDLNDLYVYWQISVGGGPKTVVTYYLSGNDSAGHEDNHYRDRARLSLESMTRGDFSLRLYNITPQDEQRFHCLVFRKSLEMKKILDVVVTLHVAANYSMPEVTAPSSPSEDEELTFTCTSMNGYPRPNVFWINRTDNSVLDAALQNNTVYLNAQGLYNVVSVLTVRRTPSVNVGCCIENVLLHQNLTATTPPAAAGRMISKQEADEHFRPGTGTHCHADGAGGSCGQRGARRDTRHMIAFTQSSRIGQSLETRAGAWAGEGQRRPAGTALPSGEALDPDSDGGHAP, encoded by the exons TCCTGGAATTCTCCTGCTCCTGTTCAGTGCCCTACAAGCCA CAGATGTGCAGGAGACGGAAGTCAGAGTGCTGGTGGGCGGCGACGCGGAGCTCAGCTGCGCCTTCCCCAGGGGACACACTTTTGATTTAAACGACCTTTATGTGTACTGGCAAATCAGTGTCGGCGGCGGACCGAAGACCGTGGTCACCTACTACCTCTCCGGGAACGACTCCGCGGGCCATGAGGACAACCACTACCGGGACAGGGCCCGGCTGTCGCTGGAGAGCATGACGCGGGGCGACTTCTCTCTCCGTCTGTACAACATCACCCCCCAGGACGAGCAGAGGTTCCACTGCCTGGTGTTTAGGAAATCCTTGGAGATGAAAAAGATTCTGGATGTGGTGGTGACCTTACACGTGGCAG CCAACTACAGCATGCCCGAGGTCACGGCCCCGAGCAGCCCCTCCGAGGACGAGGAGCTGACGTTCACGTGCACGTCTATGAACGGCTACCCGAGGCCTAACGTGTTCTGGATCAACAGGACAGACAACAGCGTGCTGGACGCAGCCCTGCAGAACAACACGGTCTACCTGAACGCACAGGGCTTGTACAACGTGGTCAGCGTCCTGACCGTCAGGCGGACCCCCAGTGTGAACGTTGGCTGCTGCATAGAGAATGTGCTCTTGCACCAAAACCTGACGGCGACCACCCCCCCGGCAG cagcaggACGCATGATCAGCAAACAGGAAGCAGATGAACACTTCCGTCCGGGCACTGGTACCCACTGCCACGCGGACGGAGCTGGAGGAAGCTGTGGTCAGCGAGGAGCCAGAAGGGACACACGCCACATGATTGCGTTCACACAAAGTTCCAGGATAGGTCAATCCTTAGAGACACGAGCAGGggcatgggcaggggaagggcagcggCGGCCGGCGGGGACGGCACTTCCTTCTGGAGAAGCTCTGGACCCAGACAGTGATGGCGGCCATGCCCCGTAG
- the ICOSLG gene encoding ICOS ligand isoform X4: MRLRSVGGGPKTVVTYYLSGNDSAGHEDNHYRDRARLSLESMTRGDFSLRLYNITPQDEQRFHCLVFRKSLEMKKILDVVVTLHVAANYSMPEVTAPSSPSEDEELTFTCTSMNGYPRPNVFWINRTDNSVLDAALQNNTVYLNAQGLYNVVSVLTVRRTPSVNVGCCIENVLLHQNLTATTPPAAAGRMISKQEADEHFRPGTGTHCHADGAGGSCGQRGARRDTRHMIAFTQSSRIGQSLETRAGAWAGEGQRRPAGTALPSGEALDPDSDGGHAP, from the exons TGTCGGCGGCGGACCGAAGACCGTGGTCACCTACTACCTCTCCGGGAACGACTCCGCGGGCCATGAGGACAACCACTACCGGGACAGGGCCCGGCTGTCGCTGGAGAGCATGACGCGGGGCGACTTCTCTCTCCGTCTGTACAACATCACCCCCCAGGACGAGCAGAGGTTCCACTGCCTGGTGTTTAGGAAATCCTTGGAGATGAAAAAGATTCTGGATGTGGTGGTGACCTTACACGTGGCAG CCAACTACAGCATGCCCGAGGTCACGGCCCCGAGCAGCCCCTCCGAGGACGAGGAGCTGACGTTCACGTGCACGTCTATGAACGGCTACCCGAGGCCTAACGTGTTCTGGATCAACAGGACAGACAACAGCGTGCTGGACGCAGCCCTGCAGAACAACACGGTCTACCTGAACGCACAGGGCTTGTACAACGTGGTCAGCGTCCTGACCGTCAGGCGGACCCCCAGTGTGAACGTTGGCTGCTGCATAGAGAATGTGCTCTTGCACCAAAACCTGACGGCGACCACCCCCCCGGCAG cagcaggACGCATGATCAGCAAACAGGAAGCAGATGAACACTTCCGTCCGGGCACTGGTACCCACTGCCACGCGGACGGAGCTGGAGGAAGCTGTGGTCAGCGAGGAGCCAGAAGGGACACACGCCACATGATTGCGTTCACACAAAGTTCCAGGATAGGTCAATCCTTAGAGACACGAGCAGGggcatgggcaggggaagggcagcggCGGCCGGCGGGGACGGCACTTCCTTCTGGAGAAGCTCTGGACCCAGACAGTGATGGCGGCCATGCCCCGTAG
- the ICOSLG gene encoding ICOS ligand isoform X2 encodes MRLRSPGILLLLFSALQANVQETEVRVLVGGDAELSCAFPRGHTFDLNDLYVYWQISVGGGPKTVVTYYLSGNDSAGHEDNHYRDRARLSLESMTRGDFSLRLYNITPQDEQRFHCLVFRKSLEMKKILDVVVTLHVAANYSMPEVTAPSSPSEDEELTFTCTSMNGYPRPNVFWINRTDNSVLDAALQNNTVYLNAQGLYNVVSVLTVRRTPSVNVGCCIENVLLHQNLTATTPPAAAGRMISKQEADEHFRPGTGTHCHADGAGGSCGQRGARRDTRHMIAFTQSSRIGQSLETRAGAWAGEGQRRPAGTALPSGEALDPDSDGGHAP; translated from the exons TCCTGGAATTCTCCTGCTCCTGTTCAGTGCCCTACAAGCCA ATGTGCAGGAGACGGAAGTCAGAGTGCTGGTGGGCGGCGACGCGGAGCTCAGCTGCGCCTTCCCCAGGGGACACACTTTTGATTTAAACGACCTTTATGTGTACTGGCAAATCAGTGTCGGCGGCGGACCGAAGACCGTGGTCACCTACTACCTCTCCGGGAACGACTCCGCGGGCCATGAGGACAACCACTACCGGGACAGGGCCCGGCTGTCGCTGGAGAGCATGACGCGGGGCGACTTCTCTCTCCGTCTGTACAACATCACCCCCCAGGACGAGCAGAGGTTCCACTGCCTGGTGTTTAGGAAATCCTTGGAGATGAAAAAGATTCTGGATGTGGTGGTGACCTTACACGTGGCAG CCAACTACAGCATGCCCGAGGTCACGGCCCCGAGCAGCCCCTCCGAGGACGAGGAGCTGACGTTCACGTGCACGTCTATGAACGGCTACCCGAGGCCTAACGTGTTCTGGATCAACAGGACAGACAACAGCGTGCTGGACGCAGCCCTGCAGAACAACACGGTCTACCTGAACGCACAGGGCTTGTACAACGTGGTCAGCGTCCTGACCGTCAGGCGGACCCCCAGTGTGAACGTTGGCTGCTGCATAGAGAATGTGCTCTTGCACCAAAACCTGACGGCGACCACCCCCCCGGCAG cagcaggACGCATGATCAGCAAACAGGAAGCAGATGAACACTTCCGTCCGGGCACTGGTACCCACTGCCACGCGGACGGAGCTGGAGGAAGCTGTGGTCAGCGAGGAGCCAGAAGGGACACACGCCACATGATTGCGTTCACACAAAGTTCCAGGATAGGTCAATCCTTAGAGACACGAGCAGGggcatgggcaggggaagggcagcggCGGCCGGCGGGGACGGCACTTCCTTCTGGAGAAGCTCTGGACCCAGACAGTGATGGCGGCCATGCCCCGTAG